GATTAAGGACTCTCGGCCGGGAAGATTGTCCTTCCACCATTCCTCGCACAAGCACTCGATCGACGAGGAAAGAACCGAGTCGGACTCGAACACGATCAAGTTATCGTGAAGCACCTGAACTCCCGGGAGCAAATCCGACGGCGAGAACGGTTTCTTGGGGTGCGAGACGCAAAGTTGCGCGATATGCGCGAGAATTTGGAGGCGCTCGAGAATTTTGTCCTTCTCATGATCCGGGTTGGCGAGTGGGGGCTCGAGGCGAGAAGAGCGGCGGAGGCGCTTGGAGGGAGGGGTGCGAGGGGATTTGGTGGGGCTGAGGGTTGTTGGAGGGTTTGGTTGAAGAAGGTTGTGGAAGGATTGAATTGCggaggagattgaattgcagAGGGATTGAGGGAGTGTAAGGGAGAGTTCGGAGGATGGTTTGATGGCGTGAATTTGGGTTTTGAGTGATGGCTTCGAGGTTTTGAGAGTTAGTTTTGTGGCTGAAGAAAGAAATTCTTCTGCGGATGAAGGAAGCCTCTTCTTCATAGCGTCCGTTTGGTGAGGGAGGAGGGAAAGTGTtccattttcaaattctcttttaaatttctgAACGTCTTCTCCACTTTTTCATTTGGGCTTATCAAGTGGGCTCAACCTAGAACATACGCAAGGCTTCTTAAAGGGCGGTCCATTTAATGTTTTCATTTTTTGCTAATTTATACACAAACGCCAACTCGCTGGGAACTACCGCTAAAAAATTTGTACACAAAAGCTCGAATTCTAACAGTGGTGGCTAGGTTAGCGTGTGTAAGTGTGTTTAtatgacccaaaaaaaaaagatttgttgAGGTGTTCAACTGAAGAAGTTCGATGACAATCGGGTAGATAAAGGAGAGGTTGATTAAGGGATTTATCAAGTCTGTATTTGGCGGGATAGTCATTTTTTAGACTACTTCATAATCGACATATGGTGAATTAAAATTGGTTGAAGAtgtctataaataaaataataaaaaacaaacgaGATattgaaaatttcattaaaaatattagattaCAAACCATCCTGAATATTTGCAAGGTGATTGCTACGGTACGATGATAAATTAATACGTACCGATACGTTTAAAACatggacaaataataataagccatgtagaatttattttccacgtcagcatttaattttttcttttttaaatatataatatatcaccacttttactaaaacacccctttaattaaataaaaataaaaaataaattgtatttaattttaataaaaagacttaaacatccttcttttatttgattagacaaaaatacccttttaaattaatcaaattatacaattcaattaatcttaattttataatttcaaataattaaaacaataaaataaaaacatattaaaaaaataaaaaatcaaaattgttcTTCGTCTAGGTTAGAAACCTTCATCCTTCTAAAAGAAAAACCTTCATCGTTCATGCCTCTAAAAGTTTcgatcttcttcatcttcttctctcctcttcctATCCTCTCTCGctgctcttggatctctctCACTGCGTCGCACGACGCCATTGTTTTGCTGGGATGCCCTAGTCAATTACCCAACCCAGCAACCTTAACTCCACACACCGGCTAAACGCGAACCAATCCCTCCCATCACCCTCGAGCTCTTCCTTCCTCTCTCCGTCATCGATCTCACTCCCTCACCTCCGTCCATCTTCCGCCGCCGTCGCCGAAACGAGCTTTGAAGAAGGTGGTCAGCCTGGCAAGGAAATTTCTGGGGTTTCTGCGACGCCTGTTCAAGATCAAAGTGGTAATGACATGGTTAAACATATTTCATCTGGAATCGATGCTTTGGTTTACTCCTTTAGAAACCTTCATCCTTCTAAAAGAAAAACCTTCATCGTTCATGCCTCTAAAAGTTTcgatcttcttcatcttcttctctcctcttcctATCCTCTCTCGCTGTTCTTGGATCTCTCTCATCGCACGACGCCATTGTTTTGCTGTGATGCCCTAGTCAATTACCCAACCTAGCAACCTTAGCTCCACACACCGGTTAAACGCGAACCAATCCCTCCCATCaccctcgagctcctccttcctCTCTCCGTCATCGATCTCACTCCCTCACCTCCGTCCATCTTCCGCCGCCGTCGCCGAAACGAGCTTTGAAGAAGGTGGTCAGCCTGGCAAGGAAATTTCTGGGGTTCTGCGACGCCTGTTCAAGATCAAAGTGGTAATGACATGGTTAAACATATTTCATCTGGAATCGATGCTTTGGTTTACTCCAGTAGCCGGTGTGACAGTTTGGAAGCCAATTGGGGATCTGTTTCAGGTATATACACCTTTATTTTCGTAAAGGAAAACAATTTAGTCACATAGAAAcattatttttatctaaaaaaaacatTGTGTAGATCTCGTCTCTTTTGCATCAATAATATTGACCCATTGTTATACCTGTGTTGGGATCCATGTAAGTCATTTTCCTTCATCCTTATGTGATCTGATGATGAGTTTTACCTTGGTGTACAACATTTTGGCTATGAAAAAAAAGACGTTCGGGAAAAAAATTGACATTTCAATGTTAGaaacaaaattagaacttaaCTCAAACGTCAGAGACAAACAGAATTTCATCCTTCATTTTTTATCACTATTTTTAGCAGTTGCTGCATTTAACTTTCATTGACAGGCTTTAATGGTGTATCTCTGTATTTTCCCCCCCTAAAgggcatatctcttagattcccacGGCTAGTTCGAGTTCGACCTGACAAAACACCCTAGCAGGCCTCATCATCTAAGCAGGTAAAGTATAATCTTCACAAGTTCTTACATAAACTTGTAGCATCATTGTTGGGTGCATTAGGTCAatgacaaaattaattaattagataattaCTGTGGTTAATTAGTTTTCATAATCTGTTGTCCTGTTGGGAACATATTAGCAAAACCAGGTGTGGCAGCAAACACAACCTTCGGTTCCATTGTAACAGGAGCCAACGTTGAAAAGATCCCAGGATTGAACACACTTGGTGTGTCTCTGTCACGCATTGACTATGCCCCAGGTGGACTCAACCCACCCCACACACACCCACGTGCCACTGAGATTGTGTTTGTTCTTGAAGGTCAACTTGATGTTGGGTTCATAACAACATCCAATGTTCTCATATCAAAGACCATCTACAAGGGTGAGATCTTTGTCTTCCCAAAAGGGTTGGTTCATTTCCAGAAGAACAATGCCAATGAACCTGCTGCAGTTATTTCAGCCTTCAACAGCCAATTGCCTGGAACACAGTCTATTCCTCTGACTTTGTTTGCTGCCACCCCACCGGTCCCGGATAACGTGTTGACCAAGGCATTCCAGGTTGGTACCAAGGAGATTGAGAAAATCAAGTCTAGGCTTGCTCCCAAGAAGCAATTGTTATAGTAGGAATGATATATACTTGATTGGTATATGTATGCTTTAATAAGGTCTTTGTTGTTTTTGTGTATTTGTCTCTCTCATTCAATCTCTCTTTGTTGCCTCACAATTCATCATGTATGTTTGGAAAACTCATAAAAGCAAATAATGGGACATAttcatttcttttataattGGAATTTGAAAGGTGCTTTCAGCATACTATGTttttttgttaatcacaatGTGTGTGTGTGGTGTATTATTCAGTGTTGACTTACTAGTTCTCAATAGTGCTACACCTTGTTGCCTCTTATGCCTCATCTTACTCTCTCTCCCTTTCTTCTATAACCTTCCAATTAATCTCATTGAATTTGAACCATGGTggtataataatattaataattacacTTCCTATCATATTGGTGTGGATAGATGGAAACAAATAACCCAACCCCATCTTCCGTGTCTTATCTCCCAATATTTAGCAGCACAAAGAAATGTAGCTAGTATGGTCAAAATAGTAGAAAAAACCTGCCTTGATTATTAGAAATTATCATCGTGGCACCATGTAACCCGCTAAAGTCATAGATattacaatacaaataactattttttatttattcacaCTAATCAAAACTAGTTATACAGATTGATTAATTATCATATcctaatatataatatagttttATAAAGTTGCTGCAAATAAAAAACCATACAGCAAAAGCGGAAGGTAGAATTTCTTTGTCAGTGTCCTAAAGATTGATTCGTAATAGCTTTGTTCCTCCAATTATATTTAAAAGCAAGGGAGTTGGTAACAAAAGTATGGGCCAATGTTAATTATATGCTACTCAATAGAGGCATAAACTGGCCGTACAAATAACTACTCAATAGATactacaatacaaataactactttttatttattcacaCTAATCAAAACTAGTTATACAGCAATTTCAGAGACTTGTTTAATGTTTGATTACTAAAAATGCTTCTTAAATAATCTAAAATTGCAGGAAGAGTaagtaatataaatatataatagtttatgtGAATAGCTGAATAACGTGAAGATTCATACATATATACACCGTACCGTACAAGGAGTTACAGAAGCGTTAAGACTTGAGACTATGTTACTCTTACTCTTAAGGTATGTTGTACAAGAAAAGTGATTTCTTGCACACTTGCTTTTCTGATGCACAAAAACTGATAGTATTTCTTTATTTCCTATAACTTTAAGCAATCAATTTCTGGGAAGCAGCCAGTTCAACTGTTAAGATGAAAGATGATTAGCCAGCTTCTCTCAGATACCGCACGTCTCCATTCATGAGCTTCAGCAACTTTCTGCTGATGAGCAGACTAATACCCTCCTCGGATTCTTGTCCGTCTCGTCCGAACATTTTGTTCAGCAGTGTTTCCGGAACACCAACACCATCATGTGTTATGCTGCAAAGATAGCAAAAACAATCAGTGAACCACTTAAGTAGTAGTTAGATGATCACATGTGGGAATGTCACAAGTTTCTTGTTCCCATAAAGTTGAGGTACAACAAAGGAATATATAGTATGCATGGAACAATTACCTTATCTCCAAGTAAGCCAAATGAACTGATTTGCCTAATTGATCTTTCGTTAAAGAGGCTGCAACAACAACTTGACCTCTGGTTGGCGTAAAATTGATGCAACTCAATAAGAAGTCAGCCAAGACTTGCTGCAGCCTACGACTATCACCATATAAGGTTTCTGTCATGATTTGCTCTGTGACTTCGTTGATTATATGGATACCCATTGCCTTGCTCTTTGTCATGACCTGACTAAGGCAGGCAACAAAAACTTGATGCAGAGTGAATtcaaccatttccaaattcaaccataaccataATTCAACCAAATCATATGAAGCCATATAGTAAATTCAATCCAGAATTGTGACaatgcttttattttgaatcaacaGCAGCAAAACAATAATTCACCAAAACAAATACAACAGGTTGGATCTAAACATCAATCTCAgtcaaattaataaattaaacaattgaATTTATAATTCAATCTTCAGTAGAATTAATTCAATATGAACAGAatgaattgaaataaaaattcaaaacattaatatctcaaaattcagcataatcatcaataatacatcatatgcatgttcagaataaatttgaaatttcagAGGGATAGAGTAGGGAAATAGAATCAGGAAGTGTTAGAGATCAGACCTGAGAGGGTTGAAGGCTTGAAGCAGAGAAGAAGACACTTGAAACTTGAGATCTGATCTATTGGATAATAATGAACCTAACTTCCAAGAAGGGATCGTAGAAGATGATCAGCAGCCCCATTAACCTGTCATTGATAATAAGAATAACCAAGGTCAGATATGTACTAGTAGACCATTATCAACAAGCTTGAGAGAGAATAAAACCTTCCAGGATGGTGAGTCAAAAGCCAAGAAGACAGCTTCTTTAAATCGATCCTTATAGCGGAGTATTGCCGGACCGCCAAAAGTGATGCCAActgataatatttttaattgataaactCTTATAAACTGATAAACAAAACCAGTCATTTACCATCCAAAGGAAATGCTCAAGTAGGGCTAGTTCGAACTACACATAGATTCAATCCATGCCCTGAATTTCACAAACACTAAAGTAATGCATCAAAGCAAAACTCCATGAAAAGAAACATATCAATAGCATCACAGTCACATTAATCGCATTATTTGACTTTTCTAAAGTCAAAACCAATCCAAAACATATTAAGATACATAAACAGcatacagacagaaaattcacAATCACCTTCTTATGCAAGGAAACAGGCAAGCATTGTTTATAAGCCTAAACCAGTACAAGTCATgtgatgataaataaatatttgagcCTTAATCATTTAAAGAATCTTTACAACTCATGAAACAGCTTGAGTTATATGAGAAAGTGGCAAGAAATCTAATTTTGTTAACCAAAATATTTAACTTCTTGGCAGTTATTTCTCTCAATAACTGCATAGAACTGCTATAAAGCTTTCTTTGACATGAAGCCAGCAGAGAATGTGATAAGTAAATAAGTCAATTGGAACTTCAAattgcataaattaaaaatataatatatagattataactctatggctttttgttgttgatgacgTGCAATGAGCAACTTAAGAGAGGGAAAGACGTGCAATGAGCAATAACATGTCATAAACTTCCAAGCCAAACTACATACAAAACCATGACAACATAGCTCACAGTTGGATAGTTTGATCAATTAATCACCTATTGACAACGGACACCCTAATTATGGTGAAATATGATACACTAATAACTATAAGCAGCTAGTATTGGTAGGACTCAAGTGGTAGTAGTAGTTATAGTAAAAACAGTTAGGTGAGTGATAACATGTCATAAAATTCCAAGCTGTATTGCTAGTTCAACTCTGTAATCAGGGTCAGTAGCTACTTCAACAAGCATATTCATATTCATAACAGCAAGTCAGCAAGAAGTGCAGAAAAAAAAGTAAGTTTACAACTTACAAGTGCAATGCAGAACAGAGCAGGTGTAATGCATTTGACAGAACAATCATTAAACTTCAAGTGCAGAACAGAGCAGAAGCAGATTACAGAACTGGAGCTTACCTGTTTGACAGAGTCACAGAGTAGAAGGGCGAGGCAACGGCGAGTTCGATCGGAAAAGCAATGGCGACTGGGCGAGGGCGAGGGCGACGGCGCTGGAACGGCGAGTTCGACTGCGCGGCAACGGCGAGTTCGCGGCAACGGCGAGTTCGCGGCAACGGCGACTTCGCGGCAACGGCGAGTTCGCGGGTGGCGGGTCTGTATCTGTCCTGTTCCTACTCCCTTGGTTGAGTCGGTTCCTTCAGAGTTCAGACCGGCGGTGAGACGAAGAGGATGACGGCGGGCGGCTGGGGGCTGGGGGCTGGGTGAGTGAGGTGAGGCGGACTGGCGGAGGGCTGATAGGGTTAGGCTTAGGCGCCGTTAGGGTTGGGGGGAAAAGGGGAGAGAAAGTGGANNNNNNNNNNNNNNNNNNNNNNNNNNNNNNNNNNNNNNNNNNNNNNNNNNNNNNNNNNNNNNNNNNNNNNNNNNNNNNNNNNNNNNNCGAACTCCCACTTCCACTtcaaaatcccaaaaaaaaagggaaaaccaCACTTGCACTAGAACTCCCACATCAAGAAGGAATGATCAAAATGCAAAGAAATATCccaaagagaaaataaataaataagataaaacaaaagtaaaagGAAAAATCTTCACTTCAAATCCCAATAGAGCTCAACTCATATATCAAAGATACTACTATTAGCTAATATGTATTGATTCTGAATCTATCTAATTATGATCAAATCAATCATAATATCAAAATGGCATAATAATAAGCACCACTAGCAGACAATTCATAAAACATAGAAGTAATAATGATGGTCAAGAAAACCCAcccttaaaaataataatatttatatctcTAGACAAATGGAAACATTAAATAATCCGGCAAACAAATACCAACACAaacgtaaacaaaatataatgtCGTATGTCACTAGACGGCTCATATGCccacaagaaaataataaaaataaaaataataataaatatcctATGTTGTAAATCTAATCTTGTGGAAATTCATAATTATCACGATAGTGATTATCATATAGCTTATTAAGATTTTCAATGGCATTTTCTTTGACCCTATCTCTGATCACATTATGATTCTTTAGCACGAGTGAGACTGCAATCTTCATGCGAACCCCATCATCCacctaataaaatttgaataattacacATTAGGCTTAACTAcctaaatataaaagaaagaacGAAGAAAAAGATTAGTGCATAACATTACCTTTATGTTAAAATGATCATCTTCAAAACAATCTATCATCCAACTTGCAACACACACACCCGCGTCACTCCTACATATTGAGGAAGCTATATTAGAGTATTATATAATTGCATAAATTTCATATCAATAACTACTAATTATACGATCTTACGATCCAGCTTCGAGGGTCGGAAGGCCTTCTGcctcttcaaattcaaattgtGAAGAAATCAGAGTTGGAGTGGTCTCAAAGTCATAGAATGAACGATCTTCCAATACCTCGTCCAAATAAATGGCCTATTTATGTCTATGTTAGAGTTTGCTTTTTTAGTCATATTTGTAGATAATTagcaaaaaaaaggaaaatatagtTACCAATTTCAAGGCTGTCCTCTCTCGCT
The Arachis duranensis cultivar V14167 chromosome 5, aradu.V14167.gnm2.J7QH, whole genome shotgun sequence genome window above contains:
- the LOC107487628 gene encoding rhicadhesin receptor-like; the encoded protein is MVKHISSGIDALVYSSSRCDSLEANWGSVSAKPGVAANTTFGSIVTGANVEKIPGLNTLGVSLSRIDYAPGGLNPPHTHPRATEIVFVLEGQLDVGFITTSNVLISKTIYKGEIFVFPKGLVHFQKNNANEPAAVISAFNSQLPGTQSIPLTLFAATPPVPDNVLTKAFQVGTKEIEKIKSRLAPKKQLL